Proteins encoded within one genomic window of Diorhabda sublineata isolate icDioSubl1.1 chromosome 1, icDioSubl1.1, whole genome shotgun sequence:
- the LOC130447381 gene encoding enhancer of yellow 2 transcription factor-like, protein MPQDYDSKISLHLDINQGLDRVRELVQTRLIESGWRDQVKLACRKAILDNGENRVPTVDELIAQITPKARSMVPDAVKRELLHELEIILINVDKTGYSKGF, encoded by the exons aTGCCTCAAGATTACGATTCAAAAATTAGTCTTCACTTGGATATAAATCAGGGCTTAGATag AGTAAGGGAATTGGTTCAGACTCGTCTTATTGAAAGTGGTTGGAGAGATCAAGTAAAATTGGCGTGTCGTAAAGCGATTTTAGATAACGGAGAGAATCGTGTACCAACAGTAGATGAGCTCATAGCTCAGATTACACCCAAAGCTAGATCCATGGTACCAGATGCTGTAAAAAGAGAACTTCTTCACGAATTAGAGATAATACtaataaatgttgataaaaCAGGATACAGTAaaggtttttaa